From Candidatus Methylacidithermus pantelleriae, one genomic window encodes:
- a CDS encoding substrate-binding domain-containing protein: MKRLIMAAVVVTGLAVGSEMVCGEIIRVAGSASVGKSLFPKLSEAYQARRPGVRFQVSTGHSGQAFHHLAFGKAQLGLACRRPKVPERQLAGDHGVALQPHLVGYEAVAVIVHASNPVSNISRAALLGIYEGKIRDWKAVGGVGDVIHPYAGCAGSESTKSLKESRNFANMTIQVSSEPNGCGAVFQEQALRGHPWDSDIPKVKDAASMVKAVAQDPKAIGFVPFPTGQLPPGVKIIAVDGVFPSEAAVRSHKYGLARPILFYTNGKPKGEVENFIRFAQSMEGQRLVAGSKFISLR, encoded by the coding sequence ATGAAGAGACTCATTATGGCTGCGGTAGTCGTTACGGGACTGGCAGTCGGATCCGAGATGGTATGCGGAGAAATTATCCGGGTGGCCGGCTCGGCGAGTGTGGGGAAGTCACTTTTTCCGAAACTAAGCGAAGCGTACCAAGCGAGGCGCCCGGGGGTACGGTTTCAGGTTTCGACCGGTCATTCGGGCCAAGCGTTTCACCATTTGGCTTTCGGTAAGGCCCAACTAGGCCTTGCTTGCCGAAGGCCCAAGGTGCCCGAAAGACAGCTGGCTGGGGACCACGGGGTGGCGTTGCAGCCGCACCTGGTAGGCTACGAGGCGGTGGCAGTGATCGTTCATGCCTCGAATCCAGTTTCCAACATAAGCCGGGCTGCGTTGTTGGGAATCTACGAGGGTAAGATAAGGGATTGGAAAGCCGTGGGTGGCGTGGGGGATGTGATTCACCCCTATGCGGGTTGCGCGGGTTCCGAGAGTACGAAGTCCCTAAAGGAATCTCGAAACTTTGCGAATATGACGATCCAGGTCAGCAGCGAGCCTAACGGCTGCGGCGCGGTCTTTCAAGAGCAAGCTCTGCGAGGTCATCCGTGGGATTCTGACATTCCAAAAGTGAAGGATGCGGCCTCGATGGTAAAGGCTGTTGCTCAGGATCCTAAGGCGATTGGCTTTGTCCCATTTCCCACGGGCCAGTTGCCTCCGGGAGTGAAGATCATCGCGGTAGATGGGGTGTTTCCCAGTGAAGCGGCTGTGAGGAGTCACAAGTATGGATTGGCGCGACCCATCCTATTCTACACCAATGGGAAGCCCAAAGGAGAAGTCGAGAACTTTATCCGCTTTGCCCAAAGTATGGAGGGACAGCGATTGGTAGCGGGGTCCAAGTTTATTTCGCTGCGCTAA
- a CDS encoding efflux RND transporter permease subunit, protein MWIVRLALRQPFTIAVMAVAILILGLFTISTTPTDIFPEIDIPVVTIVWQYLGLPPREMQNYITTLSDYSIANYVEGVKRVESTSYYGFSITRVYFQPGVDISLAIAQVEAILQPNVKRMPVGTTPPLIFRFNASEVPILQIGVSSPTLSDADLADYALYQLRRDLLSVRGATMPPPWGGNVRWMTVDVNPNELLARGLSADQVLQVVNSQVVDLPSGDVKIGNRDYLVSLNNVPSRLAEINDYPIKKVDPPRGTLRIFPSDRMIYVRDIGHIHEGGAPQWNLVRSNGIRGTLLTVLKGRGASTIEIVDEIKKLLPELRKANPRVTIKELFDQSLYVRAAIKGVVTEGLMAATLTGLMILLFLGSWRSTLIVLTSIPLCVLVALFVLSRLGYTLNLMTLGGLALAVGILVDDATVTIENMHRHLSMGKPMIQAIVDAAQEIAKPAFVATLSISIVFTSVTLLEGPPRFLFIPMALAVVFAMLFSYFLSRSLVPCMANLLLPLEHSEAVPRRVFEQWIEKAHEVFEERFFALRNSYERVLQWVLENRKKFFQSVFVFFGISACLFPFIGRDFFPVADAGLMRLHVYTPTGTRLETSEVYFAQVEEAIRQLIPPGELETIVDNIGLPVYFSTTLAFSDSMTEGPFDGEILISLKEGHKPTAHYMKRLREELPKRFPSFSFFFQPADMVNQVLNFGVASPIDIRIIGPDEDRVYQIARKVEAAVRRVLGAVDVHLHQRMDYPTIRLDVDRVRAMEFGLTQADITKNILTQLSSSYMVAPTYWVDPKTTISYPLLVFTPQNRIRSPGDLLRLTITPLNGRGRSAFGPESTQTLLGNVQNPLLLANVVKLYRRDSPAVVTHSNMKPALDVYANIQGRDLGGVASDIERVLRPIRKELPPLYRIEVVGQVTSMREAFGRLGLGVAFAVILVYLLMVVNFQSWLDPLIILMALPMGACGILWALFLWHTTFSVPSLMGTIMTVGVATANSILLITFANQELATGKAALQAALEAGKVRLRPVLMTALAMIIGMLPMSLGLSEGGEQNAPLGRAVIGGLLLATVGTLFFVPAVFTFLRGRKAS, encoded by the coding sequence ATGTGGATCGTTCGGCTTGCGCTGCGGCAGCCGTTTACCATCGCTGTAATGGCGGTCGCGATTCTCATTTTGGGCCTTTTTACCATCTCAACCACACCGACGGACATTTTTCCAGAGATCGACATTCCAGTGGTAACGATCGTCTGGCAGTATCTTGGGCTTCCGCCTCGAGAGATGCAAAATTACATAACGACTCTCAGCGATTATTCCATCGCGAACTACGTGGAAGGGGTAAAAAGGGTTGAGTCCACGTCCTATTACGGCTTTTCAATCACGCGTGTTTATTTTCAGCCTGGCGTCGATATTTCGCTAGCCATTGCTCAGGTTGAAGCCATCCTTCAACCCAACGTCAAGCGCATGCCTGTGGGAACAACGCCGCCCTTAATCTTCCGCTTCAACGCTTCGGAGGTTCCCATTCTGCAAATCGGGGTCTCCAGTCCGACTCTCTCCGATGCAGACTTGGCTGATTATGCACTCTATCAACTGCGGAGGGATCTCCTTTCGGTGCGAGGAGCCACGATGCCGCCGCCCTGGGGGGGCAATGTTCGATGGATGACCGTGGATGTCAATCCAAACGAGCTTCTGGCCCGAGGGCTCTCTGCGGACCAGGTCCTTCAGGTCGTGAATTCTCAGGTAGTCGACTTGCCATCTGGTGATGTTAAGATCGGGAACCGTGACTACTTAGTGAGTCTCAATAACGTCCCATCGCGACTGGCCGAAATCAACGACTATCCCATAAAGAAAGTAGACCCTCCCAGGGGGACACTGAGAATCTTTCCTTCCGATCGAATGATCTATGTGCGGGATATCGGTCATATCCATGAGGGAGGCGCTCCCCAATGGAATCTGGTAAGATCCAACGGGATTCGTGGGACCTTATTGACGGTGCTCAAAGGAAGAGGGGCTTCCACCATCGAAATTGTTGACGAAATCAAGAAACTCTTGCCAGAGTTACGGAAGGCCAACCCAAGGGTTACCATCAAGGAGCTCTTTGATCAATCTCTCTACGTTCGGGCAGCCATTAAGGGTGTGGTAACCGAAGGGCTTATGGCTGCCACGCTCACGGGTCTTATGATCCTTCTTTTTCTGGGCAGCTGGCGGAGCACGCTCATTGTTCTCACCTCGATTCCCTTGTGCGTGCTTGTGGCGCTTTTCGTTCTCTCTCGATTGGGATACACCCTGAACCTCATGACGTTGGGCGGCCTTGCGCTCGCGGTGGGGATCCTTGTGGATGATGCGACCGTTACGATCGAGAACATGCATAGGCATCTTTCCATGGGGAAACCTATGATCCAGGCGATTGTTGATGCTGCTCAGGAGATTGCGAAGCCTGCATTTGTGGCGACGCTTTCGATTTCTATCGTTTTTACTTCCGTGACTCTTTTGGAAGGGCCGCCTCGATTTCTTTTTATTCCCATGGCTTTAGCCGTGGTGTTCGCTATGCTCTTTTCCTATTTCCTTTCTCGGAGCCTGGTTCCGTGCATGGCGAACCTTCTTTTGCCGTTGGAACACAGCGAGGCAGTCCCACGGCGGGTTTTTGAGCAATGGATCGAAAAAGCGCACGAGGTTTTTGAAGAGAGGTTTTTTGCCCTACGAAATTCCTACGAGCGAGTGCTCCAATGGGTTTTAGAAAACCGAAAGAAATTTTTCCAGTCCGTCTTTGTCTTTTTTGGTATCAGCGCTTGCCTTTTCCCTTTTATAGGCCGGGACTTTTTCCCGGTTGCAGATGCTGGCCTTATGCGGCTCCATGTTTATACGCCGACCGGAACAAGGTTAGAGACTTCTGAAGTCTACTTTGCTCAGGTTGAGGAAGCGATCCGGCAATTGATTCCTCCTGGCGAGTTAGAGACAATCGTGGATAACATCGGGCTCCCGGTGTATTTCTCAACGACGTTGGCTTTTAGTGACTCGATGACCGAAGGCCCCTTTGACGGGGAAATTTTGATTTCTTTGAAAGAAGGACATAAGCCAACGGCCCACTACATGAAGCGGCTGCGTGAGGAATTGCCCAAGCGTTTCCCCTCGTTTTCTTTTTTCTTTCAACCGGCCGATATGGTTAACCAGGTATTAAACTTTGGGGTGGCTTCGCCCATCGATATTCGAATCATAGGACCGGATGAGGACAGGGTATATCAAATCGCAAGGAAGGTAGAAGCGGCCGTGCGGAGAGTTCTGGGGGCAGTGGACGTGCACCTGCATCAGCGGATGGACTACCCGACGATCCGGCTGGACGTGGATCGGGTGCGAGCGATGGAATTTGGATTAACCCAGGCGGATATAACGAAAAACATTTTGACCCAGCTAAGTTCCAGTTATATGGTCGCCCCCACGTACTGGGTGGATCCAAAGACAACCATTAGCTATCCGCTTCTCGTTTTCACGCCACAGAATCGGATTCGGAGCCCTGGGGACCTTTTGCGGCTTACGATTACCCCTCTGAATGGTCGAGGGAGGTCGGCCTTTGGGCCCGAATCGACCCAGACGCTTTTGGGTAATGTGCAGAATCCTCTTCTTTTGGCCAACGTGGTCAAGCTGTACCGGCGGGACAGCCCGGCCGTGGTGACCCATTCCAATATGAAGCCGGCGCTAGATGTTTATGCAAACATCCAGGGAAGGGATTTAGGAGGAGTAGCGAGTGATATCGAAAGGGTTCTTCGCCCCATTCGCAAGGAACTGCCTCCGTTGTACCGGATCGAGGTGGTGGGGCAGGTAACGAGCATGAGGGAGGCGTTTGGAAGGCTGGGACTTGGAGTGGCTTTCGCGGTCATTTTGGTCTACCTCCTCATGGTCGTGAACTTTCAGTCGTGGCTCGATCCTTTGATCATTCTCATGGCATTGCCGATGGGAGCCTGCGGCATTCTATGGGCTCTTTTTCTTTGGCACACGACCTTTAGCGTTCCTTCGCTCATGGGAACGATCATGACGGTGGGTGTGGCTACCGCCAATAGCATTTTGCTTATCACCTTTGCTAACCAGGAGCTAGCGACCGGAAAAGCTGCGTTGCAAGCGGCTTTAGAAGCTGGCAAAGTGCGGCTTCGACCCGTGCTCATGACCGCACTGGCAATGATCATTGGGATGCTGCCCATGTCCTTAGGACTTTCTGAAGGAGGAGAGCAAAATGCCCCCCTAGGCCGGGCGGTAATTGGAGGGTTGCTTTTGGCCACGGTTGGCACACTTTTCTTTGTGCCTGCAGTGTTTACATTCCTCCGCGGTAGGAAGGCCTCGTGA
- a CDS encoding efflux RND transporter periplasmic adaptor subunit produces the protein MTDHPEREKRILTGEPEDKPISPVGSRDGGGRSSELRDRLVRAPFPRPLSPVTRWVGAWVRRLLSFFRKRHPAWGVGAICIVLLSIGLLRKAWEWRALLWTREEGLKVYVQVVHPAPTPPYTDLELPGTTQGYHETPIWARVSGYIKKWYVDIGAHVKEGDLLCEIEAPEVDQQVENSRAKVELAKVSLDRYQALLQAHAVSQQDVDYWRTNYQAALADLNRWLGWQAFEKVRAPFGGVITARNIDIGTLVAGQNEGRQGATHQLYRLAKVDVLRIYVAVPQAYALSVRSGLDAKVIIPERPDQPIGGKVIRTSEGLDPASRTLLVEVDINNPKEEILPGLYVNVRFHLPTAGRFTIPVNTLVQQPDGQYVVTVDEKSRTKLQRVETGYDDGHKVEVLEGLKGNERLVLNPSDATKVSGTLVTIISDQTKN, from the coding sequence GTGACAGATCATCCGGAGCGGGAAAAAAGGATTTTGACTGGGGAGCCAGAGGACAAGCCCATTTCACCGGTGGGTTCAAGGGACGGGGGGGGCCGATCTTCCGAGTTAAGGGATCGATTGGTGCGAGCTCCCTTCCCAAGGCCGCTCTCTCCGGTTACGCGTTGGGTCGGCGCTTGGGTTCGAAGACTCCTTTCCTTTTTTCGCAAACGGCATCCCGCTTGGGGAGTCGGAGCGATTTGTATAGTCCTTCTTTCGATAGGTCTCCTTCGAAAGGCCTGGGAATGGAGAGCACTTCTCTGGACGCGAGAAGAGGGATTGAAAGTATACGTTCAAGTCGTGCACCCTGCCCCAACACCTCCCTACACGGATCTTGAGCTTCCCGGTACTACCCAGGGGTATCACGAGACACCCATTTGGGCGCGCGTGAGCGGCTACATTAAGAAGTGGTATGTGGATATTGGGGCTCACGTTAAAGAGGGAGATCTTCTCTGTGAGATTGAAGCTCCTGAGGTCGACCAGCAAGTAGAAAACAGCCGAGCGAAGGTGGAACTTGCCAAGGTAAGCCTTGACCGTTATCAAGCGCTTCTTCAAGCCCACGCTGTTTCCCAACAGGACGTGGACTATTGGAGGACGAACTACCAAGCCGCTCTAGCGGATCTCAACCGCTGGCTCGGTTGGCAGGCGTTTGAAAAGGTTCGTGCTCCGTTTGGCGGAGTTATTACCGCACGAAACATCGATATTGGAACGCTTGTGGCTGGTCAAAACGAAGGGAGGCAGGGGGCCACCCATCAACTGTATCGTCTTGCAAAGGTCGATGTTCTTCGCATTTATGTTGCTGTTCCTCAGGCCTATGCTTTGTCTGTCCGTTCTGGTTTGGATGCAAAGGTGATCATTCCTGAACGGCCGGATCAGCCCATTGGGGGGAAGGTAATTCGAACGTCAGAGGGTTTGGATCCCGCGTCTCGAACGCTTCTTGTGGAGGTAGATATTAACAACCCAAAGGAGGAAATTTTACCTGGATTGTATGTGAACGTGCGGTTTCACTTGCCAACGGCGGGGCGGTTCACGATCCCGGTAAACACTCTCGTGCAACAGCCAGATGGCCAGTATGTCGTTACGGTGGATGAAAAAAGCCGCACAAAACTCCAACGCGTGGAAACCGGGTACGACGATGGGCATAAGGTCGAGGTTTTGGAGGGGTTGAAAGGAAACGAAAGGCTTGTACTTAACCCGAGCGATGCCACGAAGGTTAGCGGGACGTTAGTAACGATCATTTCGGATCAAACGAAGAACTGA
- a CDS encoding transporter family protein, producing the protein MPESKASLPANASQDTSLCGVVEDYFLHWFDRVDQARATQPKWMVPVVTIPPTLQELFRFDTFFQTLPNGTNLTNLGGGRTLQLVPWDTLEVDLGYPPYLTRSPSSPKAPDGWGDTTFQVKYRLVSSTELEGNYVVSADLGFTAPTADERANSVAHGHAVYTPGVLFGKGWGEIFDIQANLLVSVPDGGPASKLFLYNVVFQGHVAKVLWPELELNGTYWIDGSLEGKHQLFLTPGIVLARFTIFDRLQFGIGAGYQIALTSHPLTNHNWILTLRLPF; encoded by the coding sequence TTGCCGGAATCCAAAGCTTCCCTACCAGCGAATGCCTCCCAGGATACCTCCTTGTGCGGTGTTGTGGAAGATTACTTCCTCCACTGGTTCGATCGAGTCGATCAAGCCCGAGCAACACAGCCTAAGTGGATGGTTCCTGTGGTCACGATCCCTCCTACGCTACAGGAACTCTTTCGGTTTGATACCTTCTTTCAAACGCTACCGAACGGGACGAATCTTACGAACCTTGGCGGAGGTCGAACTCTTCAACTCGTTCCTTGGGACACCCTTGAGGTGGACTTGGGCTATCCGCCCTACCTAACGCGATCCCCGAGCAGCCCAAAGGCCCCCGATGGTTGGGGTGACACGACCTTTCAGGTAAAGTATCGTCTTGTCTCCAGTACGGAGTTGGAAGGGAACTATGTTGTAAGTGCGGACCTTGGGTTTACGGCACCGACAGCCGACGAGCGAGCCAATAGCGTGGCGCATGGCCATGCGGTCTACACGCCGGGGGTGCTTTTTGGAAAGGGCTGGGGAGAGATTTTTGACATCCAGGCAAACCTCCTTGTTTCAGTCCCCGATGGAGGACCGGCAAGCAAGCTTTTCCTGTATAACGTGGTCTTTCAAGGACATGTCGCGAAGGTACTTTGGCCCGAACTGGAACTCAATGGGACTTACTGGATCGATGGGAGCCTGGAAGGAAAGCACCAGCTTTTTCTTACACCAGGCATTGTCCTCGCTCGGTTTACGATTTTTGATCGACTCCAGTTTGGAATTGGAGCTGGTTACCAAATTGCGCTTACTTCTCATCCACTCACCAATCATAACTGGATTCTGACGCTGCGACTGCCCTTTTGA